Genomic window (Argopecten irradians isolate NY chromosome 2, Ai_NY, whole genome shotgun sequence):
TCATAGATACATAAACAACACTTAACTACAATAGCCTGTGTGAGTCGTGAACGTCTTCTGCTCATTAGCGAAAATGCTCAAACTGCACATCTTTTACAAAGTAACATGGGTCATACAGATATTCAAATTGATAATAAACTGTATATAACTGGAAAGTGTGTATTCATCCTTTAAACATTGCTAATATAGGGTGCTAACTTGCCGGTAATGATTCCTACTGTATGCAAGCATTACTAGTTCTCTTTGAAGATTCCTGCTGATGGCTCAAACAAGTTTGTTCTGTTGTCATATCACTGTATCTTGATTCTTTATGAATTTATGTTGCCCCCcccttcaaaaaaaaaaaaatatatatatatatataatatatatatatatataaatgattatttcaatataataaatatatatacgatAGAAACCTTAACAATTGtgtgtatgtataaatacaaatattcacTGTACTTTTTTTCTGGTACACGATGAATTTCCCATTATCATTAATTTTCATGTCGCCACACAAACCACTATTGCCAATTTAGAAGTCGTGGATGATTTCAGATTTCCATTGGCTAATTCGCTTTCTCTTTGTCAGTTCtgtcatacaaataaaatggttccaaaataaagcattttaaaaccgaaagtagaaaatgattttgaaatactGAGGtttattttgcatatatatccCTATGGACATCTTAGTTAGCCATGGCTTCCGTTTACGTTACACGTTCTAACTTGGATAGCGAAGATGTCCCATGGAAGGTAAAACAGTACGTGTGCAGACTGTCATATTATGCTTCACTTGGATTTATTCCATCATTATGAAACCAGACAATATAACGTTGTGCAAAccacttataacaaatattttattagtaTCATCGTTAATTTTCTTTTagtgtttttatcaatttgtcCATTTATCAATAATCAAAGAAAATTAGTAAGAATGCATGATGCAGTCCCCAAGTGTTACTGATGCTAAAAAAATCTGGGCCGATTTATGATAATAAGGATTAACTTGACTAGATTTCTTCAAACACAAAACTCTCCGAGTGTATACTAAATAAACAGCGAAGCGGTTTATAAAGAGAGTAAGGGGGATGGCATGTCCCTAGGACATGTCTTTTTGTTCCCCCCCATTTTCTctgactgaaatgttctaaaaatgcacatttgaaagaaaaaaaggatcttccacatttttcatacttcatttttagaaaatttttcGCTGCGTGGCGCATTTCCTAATGTCTTGTGAGGATTGTCCATTTAATAAATGAACTTGTggtgtttatatttttatttggacAATCCGATTATTTGTCAATAAATATTGAAGCCCAGACTGTCAGTTGGTATAGTATTTGATCCTCAGTATCTCGTCTTGGTCGGTTTCGGAGAGCTGTAGCGCCCATAAGACGTCGCCAGGCTGCATTCCCAGGTTGCCTTGCCAGTACCCTTTCGCTGTGTGAATCCTCCTGATGTAGGACCCCGAACCACTGACCAGTTCTATGGTGTTTCTGTTGTAGTCAGCGATTACTAAGTTCCCCATGTTGTCGTAAACAAGAGATCCAGGGGCGAATGTGGTTTTCTTAGCCCCGTCGATATCCTCTCCTCTGTATAAGAATCTTACGATGAGATCCTGGTCAAAGACTATCACGTGACATTTGGAGTTGCTCTCATCCTCTCCAGTCTCGGTTTCGTCGTTGCCGATAGCTATGTTTCCTGTGACTGGACACTCCACAATTTTCCATGGATTGACGACAGCTGTGTTCATAGAAGTACGTAGAACGCGTCCAGATGTCGTACAAAGTACAATCTTGTCATTGGTGCCAATGATAATCTGGTTCCTACGGGTGATGCAAAGACGTCGAGGCTTGACATTGAGTTTGAACTTTGTGGTCTGCGATCCTGACGACAGCGAAAGCTCATGAACAGTGAAGACGTTCTCCGTTACAGATGTGAACCAAATATGACCAGTTTGGGGAGCAATAGCCATGTTCACCATGTCAACAGAAAGTTCTCGTACGGTATTGCCATTGCTGTCTACAAGAAAAGAATTGTTCCTGCATGCAACCCAAGCATGCTCTCGCTCTGATGGGAACAAGCCCAACAAGGCTGGTACCTTGTCTCTAAGTGTGAACCTTGTCAGAATGAAGGGTTCGTCCAAAAGTTTGTACATCGTTTCACGTAACCCTAAAGCTCGTTTCAGCAGTCCACTGACCATTTCTTGTGGGTCAAACGCTGCAGTTTCCATCTCCGGAACTGTTGGCATTATCTCATTTTCAAGATCCGGTAGATCATCTGCAGCATCGAATATCTGTACTCTGGTGCCATTTTGGAGGGTTTTCTTACATCCGTTTGCCTTCTGAACAAGACTGTCGTGTATGCGTGTTAATTCGTTCTGATAGTCCCGAAGCAGTGCTGCATTGCTATTTTCTATACTGCCACAATGGGTAACGAATTCCGATGTCAAATTGTCTATTTCCGCTTTACACTTGTTAGCTTGTACTTTCATTTTCTTGCATAGATCTTGAAATAATTTACTGTTTTCTTCAAGTTTCTCGTCTATTGATTTAATTTCCACTTTCAGATTTGGAAGTTTCTGTTTCTCCACGTTGTCCACAAATGTCCTGATCACTTCCgttttcgctacagctacatcCGCGATATCATGGAGGTCATGTTGTTTGCAATACCTGTTCGAGATCCCACATGTTGCACAGATAAGATTTGTGCACGTCGCACAATAAAATATGACATCTTTCTGTTTGTGGTGTAAACATTTAGTCATTCCGGTTTTTCTGATGGGCATTATACCCGCCATGGCTTAAGTCATTAAAAACAACTGCTGTCCTAATCAAATCACAAAATGTAAGTAACTGTCATGGCGACTCCTTGTAACTTTGGACTGGCCCCGAAGGTGGGATTACCCAGAGGTAAATTAGATAACACACACGGTGCACGTGTGTAGATTGTTGGTTGATTGAGCCCAGACCCGGTGTATATGTTCATATACATTATGTCTTACGTACATATGTGCATTACATGACAAATAATTTACGTGTTCAATCCGGGTAGCTGAGATATCTTCTGAACTTTTAGTTCTTCATTTACGTCACAAATGGAATGatcattataacatatatatgtacaaaatacgtatatgtttaaatttctgattataaTAATGACTATAATAAACACATAagcaagattaaaaaaaaaattgtaaaattcattgcattttaaaagaaatcgttgatctgttttatattattcattaaaaataaaatatgaacagGTAATTAGCAGCACAAATGATGCATACTGTATGGGTACGCATGTATACACTGCCACGTTCCACACGAACTACTTTTAGATAATGAATAcagaaaaatatacatatacaaaccGTAATAGAAACATCAACAAagttttatattcaattttgttctCGCTAAGTTATTATTTCCGAATTCTAAGTTACAGTACTGTTACTGCATGTGTACACACTAGCATGAAACTGCTTTAAATCAAATCTATTTGATCTATTGgaatatgtatatcattttaatatgaatcTTATTTTCTAATTCAAACTTTTAGATATAAGAAACTAACTATGTAAATgacaacatttatatatatatatatatttatatatatatatatatatatgtgaaagtTAGTCGGAAATATAGTCCGGAAAACGGTTCAATGTTTACTAACCCATTCAAAACTTCCGCCACACGTGTTGTGAGACTCAGGTAGGTGAaattctttcatttttgtttcgtACAGCTATATTATACATAGCTTACAAGATGTCACTGTTAACTTCACATTTATGTCCTTGTTATCATAAGATATCgttattattatataacatgtgtgttTCAAAAGCGGAAGTGCTGCGGCGAGCAAGTCCATTTTTAAGTTGTTTCAATGTTTGCAAATCTTTTCAAGAAATCTACCACTAGGCCTACTGTGCATTTTGGTATTTTGATCGGATATGGTTGCTAGcgcatttaaaatatttaatacactTGTTTATGAACTATAGAAGACACTTCAAGATATGTATGTAACTTGCAGACTTGTTGTTTGTCGTattctatacatatacatgtattttctgatgtttATTCATTCACTACTGTATTCGTGTAATgcagaaatgtatatatagttttcaaCTGAATGCGGATCTATACATAAACCTCAAATCATTCTCAACTTTGGTGATTGATAACCGTTAcggtaaatacatgtaccttaagCATATAGCAGCCAAGAAAGGTAACTCTGACAAGCTTAAGATTGTTGCTGGGATTCGACTATTGAAATTACAGTAACACAGTACTTTTCTAACATATACTTAACCACGATTAAATATCTTATTCAAAAGTTAATTATCCCTTTGTTTAATGAACACTTTTAATTATTGCTAAATTGAATTTCGAAAGTTTTGAGTGAAATGTACAAATAATCAAATTTGTAGATTTTTATATGTTGGTACACGGGCATACGTGTGCATGTGCAATGACATCTTAGAACTAAAGGCATACAAGTGTTAGATTTCATGATGAAATAACAACAccaaatatattaattttcagtGTAATTGTATATGCATGACAAAGCAGAATGAGCTCGTTTTTTTATTATAGTCATTATTTTTACGTTCCTAAGATCCGCGTGATACAAGAAACGGACACTTAAACAAAACATCTTTTATgcgtatatatacatactttaACGAAGTCATACCAAATTAACTTTCACACAGaaatttgatatgttttgttacaacatattaaaaattattaaagtattaaagggacaattcagtccaagagtacattaaaatttgcacatatttcggaaacaagcTGGCTCCAGTTCTcatagaaattagattagttggttttgctgtgatatgccagaaaggTCCACTgtaatgtatgtgaaatgtacACATAGTGGTcagatgtcttgtatgccgaaccctggcccttgccagtgtagtaaagaattcttGGTATATAattactcaaatcgctcttacagtagtaaGATGCATAAGATGCATGCTTTTGTCTCAAaacaatttcatcaactccACAGTGGTTACGtgttgcatttgtttaacatgcgtgactttggctcggatatgggtacagcgtacgtGATGTTCCtgtttaatcgtattgatcaacgatttggaattccaacagtatcaattaaattacttaacaatgtcgttaaatttgtcaatatttattgttatatgtttcataaggaatgtagaaaatttatttaagtcATACTTTGCTTctttaaacaaacttttatGATAGATACCAATCGAAGTTTAAAAATAGCACCAAACTCATTTCTATAATGTTATTTCAAACTTTGGTTTGTAGAAATGTTACTCCTTTACTTGGTTGTGAAGCGTAGTGGATTTTAGACACTGTGGTTTTCGAGTATGATGCTTCTTATCCAATCAAATTATGACGTTTCCACATGTTGAACCGAAAACAAAATGTTGATGTTCAGTAATCACtagacatatttatatatgagCGTTATGTAAACTGAATCTATAATTTTTAGGAGAATAGTAAACGTTTCTTTTCTGCAATAGTTTTCTTATAATTTTTTGTCGATTCACAtaaagggagtggaacgactggtttgtccgttgtcagtataatgtgaccaatcgcgagtggggtgtgttgttcgatgtctttggcggcatgcttttCAGTGCGATAACATTATGAAAATGGTAAGAGTTCCTCTTTTACAAGGAGACGCAACACGATATATCACAGAAACATAATTCATACACCTTGCACCACAAATACAGTTAGGAGAAGCTGTCTTTAAATTACCTTAGCTGTTTTTAGGACGTTAAGCCCGATGAACCataccaataaaatatgtttgcgACTTtagttatgaaaatataaatattctaaTAGTTAAAAATATGTTTGGAACAACTAGCTATAAGTGTCTCAACGGCTATGTGGAAATCTGAAAACTATCCGTTGTACGTCCTCTACACCCGatattaaacatttatcattgtATCGTATGTCCCTCATACAGACTGTACATTATGTCGGGGTACTGATTTCCAGATTACAGGTTTTAATGCGTACATTGCCGGGCTAGGAACATACCGGTTTTAATTAAGGCGGTAGAGTTACCCTAGCACTATACAGCTGTCATTTGCTCCTTCTATAGATAACAAGATAAATGGAGATCGATTTACGGCTTGTTTCAATATTCCCAGTTTTGTACCGACTGTACCAGTTCCTTGTCGTACCTAACATCTATCTGGTATCAATCACGtggtttgttttaattttttcttcagaatttCGAGGTCGACTGATATCTATCTCTGAAATGGCGTGTGAAAGTTTGCTTATACGATTTAATGAATTTGATCGTTACAAcccacatttttttttcaatatcataaATCAATCCAAAAATGTAAACatgatattgacaaattattgGATTATGATATTTCTTCGAAACTAACATTCTGTGTGTAGCTGATGAGTGATTGTAACAGCAATTATTCCTGTTTTTTATTAGATTAATTAATGCCATTTTTCAGCTGAATCAAATACCAGATTATACCCCCTTCGATTGAGGGCTAAAATCGTACATAAAGTAGTGATCAAATTTCTTATATTCTAGAGATTGTTGGCCAGTACAGGGGAGTATACCTGTTGAGTTTCTTGGAGAATGGTTCAATC
Coding sequences:
- the LOC138315582 gene encoding uncharacterized protein, with the protein product MAGIMPIRKTGMTKCLHHKQKDVIFYCATCTNLICATCGISNRYCKQHDLHDIADVAVAKTEVIRTFVDNVEKQKLPNLKVEIKSIDEKLEENSKLFQDLCKKMKVQANKCKAEIDNLTSEFVTHCGSIENSNAALLRDYQNELTRIHDSLVQKANGCKKTLQNGTRVQIFDAADDLPDLENEIMPTVPEMETAAFDPQEMVSGLLKRALGLRETMYKLLDEPFILTRFTLRDKVPALLGLFPSEREHAWVACRNNSFLVDSNGNTVRELSVDMVNMAIAPQTGHIWFTSVTENVFTVHELSLSSGSQTTKFKLNVKPRRLCITRRNQIIIGTNDKIVLCTTSGRVLRTSMNTAVVNPWKIVECPVTGNIAIGNDETETGEDESNSKCHVIVFDQDLIVRFLYRGEDIDGAKKTTFAPGSLVYDNMGNLVIADYNRNTIELVSGSGSYIRRIHTAKGYWQGNLGMQPGDVLWALQLSETDQDEILRIKYYTN